From the genome of Neodiprion pinetum isolate iyNeoPine1 chromosome 3, iyNeoPine1.2, whole genome shotgun sequence, one region includes:
- the LOC124214143 gene encoding coiled-coil domain-containing protein 97, with product MSKDEGSTITLATAAAADDNQEANMTVDREAGDSETSETAEQAILFEEMIACVANSKAIFKSQQKNDPDLTVEEKASIASDLLHKNRSMFLSRFGRFLRGEHLRYFNEPLDRPDYEVVFHVNRLRRFHNRSQRRVDVKNRRYQALKSLIEKGEYFSETEMMRRNPLLYEHLVGQYLTEEQKKARDNIDTQNITFVNLLLESIQRDGTRNLKKEQQDAEDDVMEENDSDDDFEGAVDPEDDSEIRGDSRWGEMPGQSSNPYEKEANEKKTESFYREISTKERQVLRDEFITNMYHSFLNGRDKDFDYSTVDDEESYDNVDLRTQDEEEKYFDSESPETIEEGKMEEGESSEDELDKYMKSLQETPTPIELADKVEKQTIH from the exons ATGAGTAAGGACGAAGGTTCGACAATAACACtcgcaacagcagcagcagcagacgATAATCAAGAAGCGAATATGACGGTCGACAGGGAGGCCGGAGATTCTGAAACGAGCGAAACCGCCGAGCAGGCAATTCTCTTCGAGGAGATGATCGCCTGCGTGGCAAATTCCAAGGCGATATTCAAGAGCCAGCAGAAGAACGACCCGGACTTGACAGTTGAGGAAAAGGCGAGCATCGCGAGCGACCTGCTGCACAAAAATCGCTCCATGTTCCTCTCCAGGTTCGGCAGGTTTCTGCGCGGCGAACATCTTCGGTACTTCAACGAGCCTCTTGATCGGCCGGACTACGAAGTCGTATTCCACGTGAACAGACTGCGCCGCTTTCACAACCGCTCGCAGAGGCGAGTCGACGTGAAAAATCGCAGGTACCAGGCCTTAAAATCGCTTATTGAAAAAGGCGAGTACTTCAGCGAGACGGAGATGATGCGGAGGAATCCCCTACTTTACGAACACCTGGTAGGCCAGTACCTTACCGAGGAGCAGAAAAAGGCCAGAGACAATATCGACACCCAGAATATTACGTTCGTCAATCTTCTGCTCGAAAGCATTCAGCGGGACGGGACCAGGAACTTAAAGAAGGAGCAGCAGGATGCCGAGGACGATGTCATGGAAGAGAACGACTCGGACGACGATTTCGAGGGTGCCGTTGACCCCGAGGATGACTCTGAAATTAGGGGAGACTCCCGGTGGGGCGAGATGCCCGGCCAGTCGTCAAACCCGTACGAAAAGGAGGCCAACGAAAAGAAAACTGAGAGCTTCTACCGCGAAATTTCAACCAAGGAGCGGCAAGTTCTTAGGGACGAATTCATTACCAATATGTATCACAGTTTCTTGAATGGGAGGGACAAGGACTTCGACTACAG CACCGTCGACGACGAGGAATCGTATGATAACGTAGATCTGCGGACCCAGGATGAGGAGGAAAAGTATTTCGACTCGGAATCACCAGAGACAATTGAAGAGGGCAAAATGGAGGAGGGAGAATCCAGTGAGGATGAACTGGATAAATATATGAAATCGTTGCag gAAACGCCCACTCCGATCGAGCTCGCCGACAAAGTTGAGAAGCAAACGATACATTGA